The following coding sequences are from one Tolumonas lignilytica window:
- a CDS encoding PrkA family serine protein kinase, which translates to MGIFDHYQRRYEAAREEEYTLQEFLEMCRSDRSCYASASERLLLAIGEPEMIDTALEPRLSRIFSNRIIPRYPAFKDDFYGMEEAIEQIVAYLKHAAQGLEEKKQILYLLGPVGGGKSSLAEKLKALMQKIPIYRIKGSPVNDHPFCLFDLNEDGKILEQEYGIPARYLRKIMSPWVAKRLHEFGGDISKFRVEKVYPSILDQIAIAKTEPGDENNQDISSLVGKVDIRKLEHFAQNDADAYAYSGSLCLANQGLMEFVEMFKAPIKVLHPLLTATQEGNYNGTEGLSALPFEGIILAHSNESEWQQFRNNKNNEAFLDRVYIVKVPYCLRVSEEMHIYEKLLTHSELSQAKCAPGTLEYLAQFSVLSRLREPENSSIYSKMRVYNGESLKDTDPKAKSYQEYRDYAGIDEGMSGLSTRFAFKILSRVFNFDHTEVAANPVHLFYVLEQQIEREQFPQEIHDRYLEFIKGFLVPRYVEFIGKEIQTAYLESYSEYGQNIFDRYVTYADFWIQDQEYRDPETGQLFDRSSLNSELEKIEKPAGISNPKDFRNEIVNFVLRARANNAGRNPNWTSYEKLRTVIEKKMFSNTEDLLPVISFNAKTSADEMKKHENFVERMMEKGYTRKQVRLLSEWYLRVRKST; encoded by the coding sequence ATGGGTATTTTTGATCATTATCAGCGCCGTTACGAAGCTGCCAGGGAAGAGGAATACACGCTTCAGGAATTTCTGGAGATGTGCCGCTCTGACCGCTCCTGTTATGCATCTGCCTCCGAGCGCCTGTTATTGGCTATCGGTGAACCAGAAATGATCGACACCGCGCTGGAACCACGTTTAAGCCGGATTTTCTCTAATCGCATTATTCCGCGTTATCCGGCTTTTAAAGACGACTTTTACGGCATGGAAGAAGCCATTGAACAGATTGTGGCTTATCTGAAGCATGCGGCTCAAGGTCTGGAAGAAAAGAAACAGATCCTCTATCTGCTCGGCCCTGTCGGGGGTGGTAAATCCTCTCTGGCAGAAAAACTCAAAGCACTGATGCAGAAAATACCGATTTACCGAATCAAAGGTTCACCGGTTAATGACCATCCATTTTGCCTGTTTGATCTCAATGAAGACGGCAAAATTCTGGAACAGGAATATGGTATTCCTGCGCGTTATCTGCGAAAAATCATGTCGCCTTGGGTAGCTAAACGCCTGCATGAATTTGGTGGCGACATCAGCAAATTCCGGGTCGAAAAAGTTTACCCTTCGATCTTGGATCAGATTGCGATTGCCAAAACTGAACCAGGCGATGAAAACAATCAGGATATCTCCTCACTGGTCGGTAAGGTCGACATTCGTAAACTGGAACACTTCGCTCAGAATGATGCCGATGCCTATGCCTACTCCGGTTCCTTATGTCTCGCCAATCAGGGGCTGATGGAATTTGTCGAGATGTTCAAAGCACCGATTAAGGTGTTGCATCCATTGTTGACGGCTACACAGGAAGGCAACTATAACGGTACCGAAGGTCTCTCTGCCCTGCCGTTTGAAGGTATCATCCTTGCGCACTCAAACGAGTCCGAATGGCAGCAATTCCGAAACAACAAGAATAATGAGGCGTTTCTTGACCGTGTTTATATTGTCAAAGTGCCTTATTGCCTGCGTGTTTCTGAAGAAATGCACATTTATGAAAAACTGCTGACGCACAGTGAGCTGTCTCAGGCGAAATGTGCCCCCGGTACCTTGGAATATCTGGCGCAATTCAGCGTATTGTCTCGTCTGAGAGAACCTGAAAACTCCAGCATCTATTCTAAAATGCGAGTCTATAACGGTGAAAGCCTGAAAGACACCGATCCAAAAGCCAAGTCTTATCAGGAATATCGCGATTATGCCGGTATCGATGAAGGGATGTCAGGGCTCTCGACCCGCTTTGCCTTCAAGATCCTCTCGCGCGTGTTCAACTTTGATCATACTGAAGTGGCGGCCAATCCGGTTCACCTCTTTTATGTGCTGGAACAGCAGATTGAGCGTGAACAATTCCCGCAGGAAATACATGACCGTTATCTGGAATTCATTAAAGGTTTTCTGGTACCGCGTTATGTTGAATTCATCGGGAAGGAAATACAGACTGCCTATCTGGAATCTTATTCCGAATACGGTCAGAACATTTTCGATCGCTATGTCACCTATGCAGACTTCTGGATTCAGGATCAGGAATACCGTGATCCTGAGACCGGCCAGTTATTCGATCGCAGCTCGCTGAACAGTGAACTGGAAAAGATCGAAAAACCAGCCGGGATCAGCAATCCGAAAGATTTCCGTAACGAGATAGTCAACTTCGTGCTGCGTGCTCGGGCAAACAATGCCGGACGCAACCCGAACTGGACCAGTTACGAAAAACTGCGCACCGTGATCGAGAAAAAAATGTTCTCGAATACCGAAGACTTGCTGCCGGTGATCTCTTTCAATGCAAAAACATCTGCCGATGAGATGAAGAAACACGAAAACTTTGTCGAACGGATGATGGAAAAAGGATATACCCGCAAGCAAGTTCGCCTGCTCTCCGAGTGGTATCTGCGAGTTCGCAAATCCACTTAG
- a CDS encoding glycogen debranching protein translates to MTSRKLSAGHCRQLGATPEAHGTNFAIWGRLAKSMELLLFSSEKDENPEVITLSEEIYRSGYYWHIHVGGVSAGQIYAWRVKEVLIDLPGNRFDPEKVLLDPYGRRILLGDCYNRQSSALPGSNLHCCAKNVVVDLRHYDWEEDNFPRHPLSRSVIYEMHVAGFTKDPSSNLPDYLQGTYAGVIKKIPYLQELGITAVELLPVFQFDPQDARPGKSNYWGYSPMGFFAPHGEYAADGSHLGVLNEFRDMVKALHKANIEVILDVVYNHTAEGGDDGPVICFRGVDNDAFYTLDENYHSTNYSGCGNTLDASHPMTKKMITDSLKFWREEMHVDGFRFDLAAILSRDGFGQPMSDPPTIRTIDGDYSLADTKLFAEAWDAGGLYLVGKMAGDRWREWNGLFRDDVRRFIKGDEGMVSAFATRLIGSPDIYHLQFSDPYKSLNFITCHDGFTLWDLVSYDQKHNEANGEDNRDGSNDNYSWNHGVEGPTDDPAILTLRLRQAKNFFVVNLMSVGTPMIQMGDETLRTQQGNNNVYCQDNSISWFNWQPTHHGREMLRFVTEMLRYRSVLKEEPRFFFSLGQALESARVDWHGVQPFQPDWGPNSQTLGLTAYDARYDIDVYAFFNSWWKPLVLNLPPPPNNPNGHWKRVCDTGLEPPNDITPLGCEYAELPDLSYTVQPRSVIVLICRSLKEKDHT, encoded by the coding sequence ATGACATCCCGCAAACTCTCTGCCGGTCACTGCCGCCAGCTAGGGGCAACACCTGAAGCTCATGGTACCAACTTTGCCATCTGGGGACGGCTGGCGAAATCGATGGAGTTGTTGCTATTCAGCTCCGAGAAAGATGAGAATCCCGAAGTCATTACACTGTCGGAGGAAATCTATCGCTCCGGCTATTACTGGCATATTCATGTCGGCGGCGTGTCTGCAGGACAGATTTATGCCTGGCGGGTCAAGGAGGTGCTGATTGACTTGCCGGGAAACCGTTTCGACCCCGAAAAAGTGCTGCTCGACCCTTATGGGCGTCGCATCCTGCTGGGCGATTGCTATAACCGACAGAGTTCAGCCCTGCCTGGTTCCAACCTGCACTGTTGCGCTAAAAATGTGGTGGTTGACCTGAGACATTATGACTGGGAAGAGGACAATTTTCCGCGTCATCCCCTTTCTCGGTCTGTGATTTATGAAATGCATGTCGCCGGATTCACCAAAGACCCGTCATCGAATCTGCCAGATTATCTGCAGGGGACTTATGCCGGTGTCATCAAGAAAATTCCCTACCTGCAGGAGCTGGGTATTACTGCTGTCGAATTGCTGCCAGTGTTTCAGTTTGATCCGCAGGATGCTCGACCTGGGAAAAGTAATTATTGGGGTTACAGCCCGATGGGCTTTTTCGCTCCGCACGGAGAGTATGCGGCTGACGGCTCACATCTTGGTGTGCTTAATGAATTCCGGGATATGGTAAAAGCACTGCATAAAGCCAACATTGAAGTCATTCTGGATGTGGTTTACAACCACACGGCAGAAGGCGGCGATGACGGGCCGGTGATCTGCTTTCGCGGCGTTGATAATGATGCGTTTTATACGCTGGATGAAAACTATCACAGCACCAATTATTCCGGTTGCGGTAACACACTCGACGCCTCACATCCGATGACCAAAAAGATGATCACCGACAGTCTGAAATTCTGGCGCGAAGAGATGCATGTGGATGGTTTCCGTTTTGATCTGGCGGCTATTTTGTCGCGTGATGGCTTTGGTCAGCCGATGAGCGATCCGCCAACCATTCGCACCATTGATGGCGACTATTCGCTGGCTGATACCAAGTTATTTGCCGAAGCCTGGGATGCCGGTGGTCTCTATCTGGTCGGAAAAATGGCCGGTGATCGCTGGCGTGAATGGAATGGTCTTTTCCGTGATGATGTGCGTCGCTTCATCAAAGGAGATGAAGGTATGGTCTCGGCGTTTGCTACCCGCCTGATTGGTAGCCCGGATATTTACCATCTTCAGTTTTCTGATCCATATAAAAGCCTCAATTTTATTACCTGCCATGATGGCTTCACTTTGTGGGATCTGGTCAGTTATGACCAAAAACACAATGAGGCGAATGGGGAAGATAATCGTGACGGCAGTAATGATAACTACAGTTGGAATCATGGCGTTGAAGGCCCAACTGATGATCCGGCTATTCTCACGCTGCGGCTACGACAAGCCAAAAATTTCTTTGTCGTCAATCTGATGTCTGTCGGAACCCCCATGATCCAGATGGGCGATGAGACACTCAGAACACAACAAGGCAATAATAATGTCTACTGCCAGGACAACTCGATCAGTTGGTTTAACTGGCAACCCACGCACCACGGACGGGAAATGCTACGTTTTGTTACTGAGATGCTGCGTTACCGCTCCGTTCTGAAAGAAGAACCACGTTTCTTTTTTTCGCTAGGGCAAGCACTGGAAAGCGCTCGAGTCGATTGGCATGGCGTTCAGCCTTTTCAGCCTGACTGGGGCCCTAATTCGCAAACACTAGGATTAACGGCTTATGATGCCCGATATGACATCGATGTGTATGCGTTTTTTAACTCCTGGTGGAAACCCTTGGTGCTGAATCTTCCGCCACCGCCCAACAACCCCAATGGGCACTGGAAGAGAGTCTGCGATACCGGACTGGAACCACCGAATGATATTACTCCGCTTGGCTGTGAATATGCCGAACTGCCCGATCTCAGTTATACCGTGCAACCTCGCTCGGTCATTGTTTTGATTTGTCGCAGCCTGAAAGAGAAAGACCATACCTAA
- the lon gene encoding endopeptidase La: protein MSNEQEHVTIEEHAKTGLILAGQERPPQLHIIPIQGRPFLPAQILPVQIQANPWGKTIERVARTTHKMVALFRIPDDVPDVTMIKDVVPKTGCAVRILQASSGEGEIQFVAEGVQRVEITNWLTDKPPYLAEVRYMELSKEDESDTELKAYAMALIGALKELLPINPLYSEELKQYMNRFSPNDPAPLADLAAAITSATPDELQEILDTSALIPRMKKSLAILKKEIEVAKLQTQIREEVNKTISERQREFFLHEQLKVIQKELGLEKDDKTAEVDSFKERMKDKKVPEATQARFEEELKKLQVLETGSPEYAVTRNYLDWISQVPWGVEKKHSIDLKKARKILDADHDGLADVKDRIIEFLAVGAYKNAISGAIMLLVGPPGVGKTSIGRSIANSLGLPFFRFSVGGMRDEAEIKGHRRTYIGAMPGKIVQALKECQVMNPVIMLDEIDKIGASHQGDPASALLETLDPEQNINFLDHYLDLRLDLSKCLFICTANTLDSIPAPLLDRMDTIRLSGYLADEKLAIARHHLWPRQLERAGVPKGKLRITDGAIRGIIDGYAREAGVRNLEKQLAKIVRKSVVELLSEGEKEINVKASSLEHYLGSAPFRKEKMLSGIGIVTGLAWTSLGGATLPVEASVIHQQGRGIKLTGQLGDVMKESAELAYSFVGSHLNELNAKPEFYDKAAIHLHVPEGATPKDGPSAGVTMASALLSLALNRAPVKGYAMTGELTLTGHVLAIGGVREKVIAAKRLGIHQIIVPEANRGDVEELPDYVKEGMSFHFASHYRDVAKLLFPPL from the coding sequence ATGAGCAATGAGCAAGAACATGTAACCATCGAAGAGCATGCCAAAACCGGGTTGATTCTGGCCGGTCAGGAAAGGCCGCCACAACTCCATATCATCCCCATTCAAGGCCGGCCTTTTCTGCCTGCACAAATTTTACCGGTACAGATCCAGGCTAATCCTTGGGGTAAAACTATCGAACGGGTCGCTAGAACCACACACAAAATGGTCGCGCTCTTCCGAATTCCAGATGATGTGCCTGATGTGACCATGATAAAGGATGTTGTGCCCAAAACCGGTTGTGCGGTTCGCATTCTTCAGGCCAGCAGTGGTGAAGGCGAAATCCAGTTTGTTGCTGAAGGGGTGCAGCGGGTTGAAATTACCAACTGGCTCACCGACAAACCACCCTATCTGGCTGAAGTCCGATACATGGAACTCAGCAAGGAAGACGAGTCAGACACCGAACTGAAAGCGTACGCGATGGCACTGATCGGTGCCCTGAAAGAACTGCTGCCGATCAACCCGCTTTACAGTGAAGAGTTGAAACAGTACATGAACCGGTTCAGTCCAAATGATCCGGCCCCGCTCGCCGATCTGGCTGCCGCAATTACCTCCGCCACACCGGATGAATTACAGGAAATTCTGGATACGTCAGCCTTGATCCCTCGGATGAAAAAATCGCTGGCCATCCTTAAAAAAGAAATTGAAGTCGCCAAACTGCAAACGCAGATCCGGGAGGAGGTCAATAAAACCATCAGTGAACGGCAGCGCGAGTTTTTCCTGCATGAACAACTTAAGGTGATCCAAAAAGAATTAGGGTTGGAAAAAGACGATAAAACCGCCGAAGTTGATAGCTTTAAAGAGCGGATGAAAGACAAAAAAGTGCCTGAGGCAACACAGGCCCGATTTGAGGAGGAATTAAAAAAATTACAGGTTCTTGAAACAGGTTCCCCCGAATATGCCGTTACCCGCAACTATCTGGATTGGATCAGCCAGGTTCCATGGGGCGTTGAAAAGAAACACAGTATCGATCTGAAAAAAGCACGGAAAATTCTCGATGCCGACCATGACGGGTTGGCGGATGTCAAAGATCGCATTATCGAATTTCTCGCCGTCGGTGCTTATAAAAATGCCATCAGCGGTGCCATCATGCTACTTGTCGGCCCGCCCGGTGTCGGGAAAACCTCGATCGGGCGCTCTATTGCGAATAGCCTAGGTCTGCCTTTTTTCCGATTCAGCGTGGGTGGTATGCGTGATGAAGCTGAGATCAAAGGTCACCGCCGTACCTATATTGGTGCGATGCCGGGCAAGATCGTACAGGCTCTCAAAGAGTGTCAGGTCATGAACCCGGTGATCATGCTGGATGAAATCGATAAGATCGGTGCCAGTCATCAGGGCGACCCCGCGTCTGCTCTGCTGGAAACGTTAGATCCCGAACAGAACATCAACTTCCTCGACCACTATCTTGATTTGCGGCTCGACCTCTCAAAATGTCTGTTTATTTGTACGGCCAATACACTTGATTCGATTCCGGCACCCCTATTGGATCGAATGGACACGATCCGTTTATCTGGGTATCTGGCAGATGAAAAACTGGCGATTGCCCGTCATCATCTCTGGCCTCGGCAGTTGGAACGAGCTGGTGTTCCTAAGGGTAAATTACGCATTACAGATGGTGCCATTCGCGGCATTATCGATGGGTATGCCCGTGAAGCCGGGGTGCGTAATCTTGAAAAACAACTGGCAAAAATTGTGCGTAAATCGGTGGTAGAACTATTGAGCGAAGGCGAGAAAGAGATCAACGTCAAGGCCAGTAGTCTGGAACATTACTTGGGCAGTGCCCCCTTCCGGAAAGAGAAAATGCTTAGTGGCATCGGTATTGTTACGGGGTTAGCCTGGACATCGCTAGGGGGCGCCACCTTACCGGTTGAAGCCAGCGTCATCCACCAACAAGGTCGGGGGATTAAACTGACAGGACAGCTGGGTGATGTCATGAAAGAATCGGCCGAACTTGCCTACAGTTTTGTCGGCAGCCATTTAAATGAACTGAATGCGAAGCCCGAGTTTTATGACAAAGCCGCGATTCACCTGCATGTTCCTGAAGGGGCAACCCCGAAAGACGGGCCCAGCGCCGGGGTGACCATGGCCAGTGCCCTGCTCTCATTGGCATTGAATCGTGCCCCTGTTAAGGGATATGCCATGACCGGTGAATTAACCTTAACCGGGCATGTGTTAGCCATTGGTGGCGTACGGGAGAAAGTTATCGCAGCCAAACGACTCGGTATTCACCAAATTATTGTGCCGGAAGCCAACCGGGGGGATGTCGAAGAACTCCCTGATTATGTCAAAGAAGGAATGAGTTTCCATTTTGCCAGTCATTACCGAGATGTTGCCAAACTGCTTTTTCCTCCCCTGTAG
- a CDS encoding SpoVR family protein, giving the protein MSEISRTALPDGPDWTFELLDVYQKEIDRVAKHYRLSTYPNQIEIITAEQMMDAYSSVGMPIGYHHWSFGKKFISTEQHYKRGQMGLAYEIVINSDPCIAYLMEENSITMQALVMAHACYGHNSFFKNNYLFKTWTDASSIIDYLVFARHYITHCEEKYGIDEVESLLDACHALMNYGVDRYKRPQKLSLSEERRRQKRREEYLQSQVNELWRTLPKRRQQEDDALLGQRYPVEPEENILYFLEKNAPILELWQREIIRIVRKISQYFYPQKQTQVMNEGWATFWHYTILNHLYDEGKVSDRFMLEFLHNHTNVVAQPPYNSPYYSGINPYALGFAMFQDLRRICENPTDEDRAWFPDYAGSNWLDTLHYAMENFKDESFISQFLSPKVMRDFHLFAIEDDDKKDFIEVSAIHNEEGYRKLRQKLSAQYNLGEHEPNIQVYNVNLRGDRALTLRYYANNRIPLADSAQEVMKHLHYIWKFDVILEQENPDGQVLQIATSKKTV; this is encoded by the coding sequence ATGAGCGAAATCAGCAGAACAGCCCTGCCCGACGGGCCGGACTGGACATTTGAATTACTGGATGTTTACCAGAAAGAGATTGACCGAGTAGCCAAACACTACCGGCTCAGTACTTATCCTAATCAGATTGAAATCATCACTGCCGAGCAGATGATGGACGCCTATTCCAGCGTTGGTATGCCTATTGGCTATCATCACTGGTCGTTCGGTAAAAAATTTATTTCCACAGAGCAGCACTACAAACGAGGCCAGATGGGGTTGGCCTATGAAATCGTTATCAACTCCGATCCCTGCATCGCTTATCTGATGGAGGAAAACAGCATCACCATGCAAGCATTGGTCATGGCACATGCCTGTTATGGTCACAATTCTTTCTTTAAAAACAACTACCTGTTCAAAACATGGACTGATGCCAGCTCCATTATTGATTACTTGGTCTTTGCCCGACACTACATCACGCACTGCGAAGAAAAGTATGGTATTGATGAAGTCGAGTCGTTATTAGATGCTTGCCATGCCTTGATGAATTACGGTGTGGATCGTTACAAACGCCCGCAGAAACTCTCATTATCTGAAGAGCGTCGCCGCCAGAAACGACGGGAAGAATACCTGCAAAGCCAGGTAAACGAGCTTTGGAGAACCTTACCCAAACGGCGTCAGCAAGAAGATGATGCTTTACTGGGGCAGCGCTACCCTGTCGAACCGGAAGAAAATATTCTCTATTTTCTGGAAAAAAATGCGCCGATTCTGGAACTGTGGCAACGGGAAATCATTCGGATAGTCAGAAAAATAAGCCAGTATTTTTACCCACAGAAACAGACACAAGTCATGAACGAAGGTTGGGCAACATTCTGGCACTACACCATCCTGAATCATTTGTATGACGAAGGAAAAGTGTCGGACCGGTTTATGCTGGAGTTCTTGCATAATCATACGAATGTGGTGGCGCAACCGCCGTATAACAGCCCTTATTATTCGGGGATCAACCCTTACGCATTGGGTTTCGCCATGTTTCAGGATTTGCGTCGCATTTGCGAAAACCCGACCGATGAGGATCGCGCCTGGTTCCCGGATTATGCAGGCAGTAACTGGCTGGATACGCTGCACTACGCCATGGAAAACTTTAAAGATGAGAGTTTTATCAGCCAGTTTTTAAGCCCCAAAGTCATGCGGGATTTCCATTTATTTGCGATCGAAGATGACGATAAAAAAGATTTTATTGAAGTTTCCGCCATCCATAATGAGGAGGGATACCGGAAATTACGGCAGAAACTATCCGCACAATATAATCTGGGTGAGCATGAACCGAATATTCAGGTTTATAACGTGAATTTGAGGGGGGATCGGGCGTTAACCTTACGTTATTACGCCAATAACCGGATACCTTTAGCCGATTCAGCGCAAGAAGTAATGAAACACCTGCATTACATCTGGAAATTTGACGTGATATTAGAGCAAGAAAATCCAGATGGGCAGGTACTGCAAATTGCCACTTCCAAGAAAACCGTATAA
- a CDS encoding YeaH/YhbH family protein: MVHFIDRRLNGKNKSAVNRQRFIRRYKSQIKKAVSDAVAKRSIQDIENGESISIPTKDIAEPVFHQGKGGRKEMVHPGNDRFVTGEHIDRPENNGGQGGGGSGDASDKGEGDDDFIFEISKDEYLDLLFDDLELPNMEKNQISKLVETKNVRAGYTANGVPTNINIVRSLQNSLARRVAMQTGKKRQLAELEEQLAALGNDEENASERLLLEKEIAELKRRIEAVPFIDTFDLRFNNFVKRPVPSSQAVMFCLMDVSGSMDQPTKDMAKRFYILLYLFLTRTYKNVEVVFIRHHTQAKEVNEHDFFYSQETGGTIVSSALELMSDIMHSRYPASEWNIYAAQASDGDNWADDSPHCRKILEQQIMPWVRYFSYIEITTRAHQSLWFQYEELAKQFPHFAMENIRKQEDIYPVFRELFKKQAA; encoded by the coding sequence ATGGTCCATTTCATTGATCGACGATTGAATGGTAAAAATAAAAGTGCGGTGAACCGGCAACGGTTCATCCGCCGCTATAAATCGCAGATCAAAAAAGCGGTTTCTGATGCTGTGGCAAAACGCAGCATTCAGGATATAGAAAATGGCGAAAGCATCAGCATTCCGACGAAAGACATTGCCGAACCCGTTTTCCATCAGGGAAAAGGGGGGCGTAAAGAGATGGTACACCCCGGTAATGATCGTTTTGTGACCGGTGAACATATTGATCGGCCAGAAAACAATGGTGGTCAGGGTGGCGGCGGCAGCGGTGATGCGAGCGATAAAGGAGAAGGCGACGACGATTTCATCTTTGAAATATCTAAGGATGAATATCTGGATCTGCTATTTGACGATCTGGAACTCCCTAATATGGAGAAAAACCAGATCAGCAAATTGGTAGAAACGAAAAATGTGCGGGCCGGTTACACCGCCAATGGTGTACCGACCAACATCAATATTGTCCGATCGCTGCAAAACTCACTGGCGCGCAGAGTCGCCATGCAGACCGGAAAAAAACGTCAGTTAGCCGAATTAGAGGAACAACTCGCGGCGTTGGGCAATGATGAAGAGAATGCCAGTGAGCGCCTGCTGCTGGAAAAAGAGATTGCGGAACTGAAACGCCGCATCGAAGCTGTACCATTCATCGACACCTTTGATCTTCGTTTCAACAACTTCGTGAAACGCCCCGTTCCTTCTAGTCAGGCCGTCATGTTCTGCCTGATGGACGTTTCAGGTTCCATGGATCAACCGACCAAGGATATGGCAAAACGCTTTTATATCCTGCTTTATCTGTTCCTCACCCGTACCTATAAAAATGTCGAGGTTGTTTTTATTCGTCATCACACTCAGGCCAAAGAGGTCAACGAACACGACTTCTTCTACTCACAAGAGACGGGCGGCACCATCGTCTCCAGCGCCCTCGAATTAATGAGCGATATCATGCACAGCCGTTATCCAGCCAGTGAATGGAACATTTATGCGGCTCAGGCTTCTGACGGCGACAACTGGGCAGATGATTCACCACACTGCCGAAAGATACTGGAACAGCAGATCATGCCGTGGGTACGCTATTTCTCATATATAGAAATCACCACCCGTGCCCATCAGAGCTTATGGTTTCAGTATGAGGAACTCGCCAAACAGTTCCCTCATTTTGCTATGGAGAATATTCGCAAGCAGGAAGATATCTATCCGGTATTCCGCGAACTCTTTAAGAAACAGGCCGCCTGA